A single region of the Salmo salar chromosome ssa16, Ssal_v3.1, whole genome shotgun sequence genome encodes:
- the cc124 gene encoding coiled-coil domain-containing protein 124 isoform X1, whose product MPKKFQGENSKAMTAKARKAEAKAVEDSRKKKELEDALWQENDKHVLKKEQRKDDKEKKRLEALERKKENQRLLDEEAAKIKGKAKEAAAVAACKVTRAQIEETLRIEQALQQQEQPKEKEKSQLESPLEENVNRIIPEEGAVDARSIEDAIAVLSTAEELDRHPERRVKAAFAAYEELNMPLLKKENPNMRLSQLKQQLKKEWMKSPENPLNQHFANYNTK is encoded by the exons ATGCCGAAGAAGTTCCAGGGCGAGAACTCCAAGGCGATGACTGCCAAGGCCCGCAAGGCAGAGGCCAAAGCTGTGGAAGACTCCCGcaagaagaaggagctggaggaTGCTTTATGGCAGGAGAACGATAAACATGTCCTGAAGAAAGAACAGAGGAAG GATGACAAGGAGAAGAAGCGCCTTGAGGCcctggagagaaagaaagagaaccaGCGGCTCTTGGATGAGGAGGCTGCAAAGATTAAGGGCAAGGCCAAGGAGGCGGCTGCTGTGGCGGCGTGCAAAGTGACCCGGGCCCAGATTGAGGAGACGCTGCGTATTGAGCAGGCGCTACAACAGCAGGAGCAACCCAAAGAGAAAG AGAAGAGTCAACTGGAGTCGCCCCTGGAGGAGAATGTGAATCGCATCATCCCTGAGGAAGGTGCAGTGGACGCTAGATCCATAGAGGATGCTATTGCTGTGCTCAG CACGGCTGAAGAGCTCGACCGCCACCCTGAGCGCAGGGTGAAGGCAGCGTTCGCCGCGTACGAGGAGCTGAACATGCCCCTCCTTAAAAAAGAGAACCCCAACATGCGGCTGTCGCAGCTCAAGCAGCAACTGAAAAAGGAGTGGATGAAGTCGCCAGAGAACCCCCTGAACCAGCACTTTGCCAACTACAATACCAAGTGA